The Globicephala melas chromosome 13, mGloMel1.2, whole genome shotgun sequence genome includes a region encoding these proteins:
- the COX6A1 gene encoding cytochrome c oxidase subunit 6A1, mitochondrial, with protein MAVAAVPRVSGLLGRSRLLSRPMSSGAHGEEGSARMWKSLTYLVALPGVGVSMLNVFLKSRHGEEERPEFVAYPHLRIRSKPFPWGDGNHTLFHNSHVNPLPTGYEDE; from the exons ATGGCGGTGGCAGCTGTACCCAGGGTTTCTGGGCTGCTGGGTCGTTCCCGGCTGCTGAGCCGGCCTATGTCGAGTGGCGCTCACGGCGAGGAGGGCTCAG CTCGCATGTGGAAGTCTCTCACCTACTTAGTGGCGCTCCCCGGGGTGGGAGTGAGCATGCTGAACGTGTTCCTGAAGTCGCGCCACGGAGAGGAGGAGAGACCCGAGTTCGTCGCCTACCCCCATCTCCGCATCAGGTCCAAG CCCTTTCCCTGGGGAGATGGTAACCATACCCTATTCCATAACTCTCACGTGAATCCGCTTCCAACTGGCTATGAAGACGAATAA